Proteins encoded by one window of Thermobaculum terrenum ATCC BAA-798:
- a CDS encoding DNA-methyltransferase, whose amino-acid sequence MSSSNKIFFGDNLRVLESLPSNSVNLIYIDPPFNTGRRQVRISMSVDRDDQGDRKGFGGYKYLTKVLGKLSFDDIYDDYLAFLEPRLREAHRVLTANGALYFHIDYREVHYCKILLDSIFGRDNFLNEIIWAYDYGGRSKRKWPTKHDNILYYVKDRNNYVFNADEIDRLPYMAPSLVGGDKAKLGKLPTDVWWQTIVSPTGKEKTGYPTQKPLAILERIIRASSCPGDIVLDFFAGSGTTGVAAHKLGRSFILVDNNEEAIRVMRSRFRDVPVEFITLEDYKYEDKAV is encoded by the coding sequence TTGAGTTCTTCAAATAAGATCTTCTTCGGAGATAATCTAAGGGTTCTCGAAAGCCTGCCATCTAATTCTGTCAATCTTATATATATTGATCCCCCATTCAACACAGGCCGTCGTCAGGTACGCATATCCATGAGCGTTGATAGAGATGATCAAGGTGATAGGAAGGGCTTCGGTGGCTATAAGTACTTGACTAAGGTATTAGGCAAGTTATCTTTTGATGACATCTACGACGACTATCTAGCTTTTTTAGAGCCTAGATTGAGAGAGGCTCATAGGGTGCTGACTGCAAATGGTGCATTGTATTTTCATATAGATTATCGCGAGGTTCACTATTGCAAGATCCTTCTTGATTCTATCTTTGGGAGAGACAATTTCCTTAACGAGATAATATGGGCTTATGACTATGGTGGTAGGAGCAAGAGAAAGTGGCCTACCAAGCACGATAACATCCTTTATTACGTCAAAGACAGAAACAACTACGTATTCAATGCTGATGAGATAGATAGATTGCCCTATATGGCACCTTCTTTGGTGGGGGGTGATAAGGCTAAATTAGGTAAGTTGCCAACCGACGTTTGGTGGCAGACTATAGTTAGCCCAACTGGAAAGGAGAAGACGGGTTATCCCACACAGAAGCCGTTAGCAATACTTGAGAGGATTATAAGGGCCTCTTCGTGCCCAGGCGACATAGTGCTGGATTTCTTTGCTGGGAGCGGCACGACTGGTGTAGCTGCCCATAAGTTGGGTAGAAGCTTTATCCTGGTTGATAATAACGAAGAAGCCATAAGAGTAATGCGTTCAAGGTTCCGTGATGTACCTGTGGAGTTTATAACCCTTGAGGACTATAAATACGAGGACAAAGCTGTCTAG
- a CDS encoding histidine phosphatase family protein produces the protein MTVRLILVRHGESEANAIGIMQGRMDSPLTRKGRQQAEAVAQKLAKILVPSNVFSSPLSRALETAKIIATKFELEPVIIPELQERDLGLATGMTWEQASSLWPENAWDIKIGKPSGAWPQGETRVELQQRAHKALEKILSIQKSGTAIVVSHAGLMRALIKQIMYKHMNTDLDPKISNCSITELQITDGKYNLLCLNDTSHLELV, from the coding sequence TTGACAGTAAGGCTTATTTTAGTCAGGCACGGAGAATCTGAAGCGAACGCCATTGGCATAATGCAGGGAAGAATGGATTCTCCCCTCACACGCAAAGGCAGGCAACAGGCTGAAGCTGTAGCTCAGAAGCTTGCCAAGATACTTGTTCCAAGTAATGTATTCTCCAGTCCCCTCAGTAGAGCTCTCGAGACGGCTAAGATAATCGCGACGAAGTTCGAGCTTGAGCCAGTAATAATACCTGAGTTGCAGGAAAGAGATCTTGGCCTTGCCACAGGAATGACGTGGGAACAGGCCAGCTCCCTATGGCCTGAAAACGCCTGGGATATCAAGATAGGTAAACCTTCTGGGGCATGGCCTCAAGGAGAAACCAGAGTAGAACTTCAACAGAGAGCCCATAAGGCCCTGGAAAAGATACTTAGCATACAGAAAAGCGGAACTGCAATAGTTGTATCTCACGCGGGGTTGATGAGAGCACTTATCAAGCAGATAATGTACAAGCACATGAATACCGATTTGGACCCTAAGATCAGTAACTGCTCTATCACCGAGCTACAAATAACAGACGGTAAGTATAATCTATTATGTCTAAATGATACCTCTCACCTGGAGCTGGTCTAG
- a CDS encoding S8 family serine peptidase, translated as MVLSSSIRRLVIVVTTSLALFFLTISQSPGYAYAASRNSDLEPRVLTTGRILVKFRSGTDASKVLQAASIQSGIIVDRVNPLGVKVVRPRTVLAQSLGTLERLANHIEQNPSVIYAQPEVLLQPQDVIPNDPDYPRQWGLQRIRAPKAWEISTGSSTVKIGIVDSGIAMNHPELKDRYAGGYDFVQHDTYPQDTDGHGTHVAGIAAATGNNGIGIAGVGWRTKLLVARVLTAEGATDTDVAKGIIWVTDHGASVINISLGTYYDSDTLHQAIQYAQEKGVLVVAAAGNESTNIPLYPAAYPGVIGVAATNQDDRYASFSNYGSYVDISAPGVDIYSTYPGGYAYMSGTSMAAPFVTGAAAVIKAEFPWYSANQIWQRLKAGADDLGPKGLDTRYGYGRLNLYRSLAVPGTLIGRVRNAKTGNVLPGVRVQLYGTPRYTYTDSQGRFVFRNIRYGAGKLIFSKQGYAQGMRNIFIEPAATEYTGIRLAPLARLSGYVRSSSGTPLSNAVVSVTSQEGSDLQDTTDSYGRYFIKNVPIGIVRVTASLKDYTSVTKNVSTTMGTTTSVSFTLKPLLAPGN; from the coding sequence TTGGTTCTGTCCAGCAGTATCCGTAGACTAGTTATTGTAGTCACGACCTCACTTGCCTTGTTCTTCCTAACTATTTCCCAAAGCCCTGGCTATGCTTACGCTGCCTCTCGTAATAGTGATCTTGAACCTAGAGTGCTAACTACTGGCAGGATTCTAGTGAAATTCAGATCAGGTACAGATGCTTCTAAAGTTTTGCAGGCAGCTTCGATTCAAAGTGGGATTATTGTGGATCGGGTCAATCCGCTTGGGGTGAAGGTTGTAAGGCCGAGAACAGTTCTTGCTCAGTCTCTGGGAACCCTGGAGCGATTGGCCAATCATATAGAACAGAATCCTAGTGTGATATATGCTCAACCTGAAGTTCTGCTACAGCCGCAGGATGTAATCCCGAATGACCCTGATTATCCCAGGCAATGGGGCTTACAGAGGATCAGAGCTCCTAAGGCTTGGGAGATAAGCACAGGTAGCTCCACGGTCAAGATAGGCATAGTTGATTCAGGAATAGCTATGAATCATCCTGAACTAAAGGATAGGTATGCTGGGGGCTACGATTTTGTGCAACATGATACCTATCCGCAAGATACGGATGGTCATGGAACTCATGTGGCTGGTATAGCTGCAGCTACAGGTAATAATGGTATAGGGATAGCCGGTGTTGGTTGGCGTACCAAGTTATTAGTAGCCAGGGTCTTGACTGCCGAAGGTGCTACGGATACTGACGTTGCCAAGGGCATAATATGGGTAACTGATCATGGGGCTTCAGTGATCAACATAAGCCTAGGAACCTACTATGACTCCGATACCCTGCATCAGGCTATACAATATGCCCAGGAAAAGGGGGTATTAGTAGTTGCTGCAGCAGGCAACGAGTCGACTAATATACCTTTGTATCCAGCTGCCTATCCTGGAGTTATAGGGGTAGCAGCTACCAATCAAGATGATAGATATGCGAGCTTCTCCAATTATGGCTCATACGTGGATATAAGCGCTCCTGGAGTCGACATATACTCCACTTACCCTGGAGGATATGCTTACATGAGCGGGACGTCTATGGCAGCTCCTTTTGTTACCGGAGCTGCTGCGGTAATCAAGGCAGAATTCCCTTGGTACTCTGCCAATCAAATATGGCAAAGGCTAAAAGCAGGGGCAGACGATTTAGGTCCCAAGGGGTTGGATACGCGCTATGGGTATGGACGATTGAATCTATACAGGTCCTTGGCTGTTCCTGGGACCTTGATTGGAAGAGTTAGAAATGCCAAGACCGGCAATGTTCTCCCTGGAGTCAGGGTGCAGCTATATGGAACTCCTAGATATACATACACAGATAGTCAAGGGAGATTTGTATTTCGGAATATAAGATATGGAGCTGGGAAGCTGATATTCAGCAAGCAGGGCTATGCTCAAGGGATGAGGAACATTTTTATAGAACCTGCCGCTACTGAATATACAGGTATCAGGCTAGCACCACTAGCCAGACTTTCCGGCTACGTTAGGTCTTCTAGTGGAACGCCTCTCTCCAATGCTGTTGTTAGTGTGACCTCTCAGGAGGGTAGTGACCTACAAGATACTACAGACTCTTACGGTAGGTATTTCATCAAAAATGTGCCTATAGGTATAGTGAGAGTAACCGCTAGTCTCAAGGACTACACCTCTGTGACTAAAAACGTATCCACTACAATGGGGACCACAACCAGTGTGAGCTTCACCCTCAAACCTTTACTAGCTCCAGGCAACTAG
- a CDS encoding phospholipid carrier-dependent glycosyltransferase produces the protein MAEIAGKELVEKKEWNSLAIRAIPLLLILVSFAFYLYRLSVPPQYIYDEVYHAYTAAQYASGNTDAYLWYKRAPREGVAYEWTHPPLGKLLIADSILIFGDNSFGWRFASAVFGAIGIGVAYWLGYSLTGYMVVGLLTSFLLLFDGMYYVQSRTGMVDIFLVVFLMLALLMAYKYLTATNGRTRYLFLTGVFIGLAVSTKWNAVYVYAFLGLSLVVCSAYTLYKSRAPVSKWLLEAGLLFAFMLLVPAVLYLLSYTQFFLSGNGIKDFFKLQYQMYYYHSHLKATHNYQSKWWEWPLTLRPVWYYVKYYPDGRIANIYTNGNPVIYLALIPAVLWAASDWIDENWKALLIVVLGFFGAWLPWALVPRIAFAYHFLPSVPFGCVALAYTIRQFLSRGGTWRTAAICYCVAVVAMFVFLFPIYSAIPLTRAQFDMRILIPSWR, from the coding sequence ATGGCAGAGATAGCAGGCAAAGAACTTGTTGAGAAGAAGGAGTGGAACTCCCTGGCTATAAGAGCTATTCCTCTCTTGCTAATATTGGTTTCCTTTGCTTTTTACTTATACAGGCTTAGTGTGCCTCCTCAATACATCTACGATGAGGTTTACCATGCCTATACCGCTGCTCAGTATGCTTCTGGTAATACGGATGCCTACTTATGGTACAAGAGAGCTCCAAGAGAGGGGGTTGCCTACGAGTGGACTCATCCACCACTAGGGAAGCTTCTAATTGCTGATTCTATACTGATCTTTGGTGACAATTCGTTTGGTTGGCGTTTTGCTTCTGCTGTTTTTGGTGCTATTGGTATTGGTGTTGCTTACTGGCTAGGGTACTCCCTTACCGGCTACATGGTTGTTGGGCTGCTCACGTCTTTCTTGCTACTGTTTGATGGTATGTACTATGTGCAATCCCGTACTGGGATGGTAGATATATTCCTTGTAGTATTTCTGATGCTTGCCCTTTTGATGGCTTATAAGTACTTGACTGCTACCAACGGTAGAACTAGGTACCTGTTCCTGACTGGAGTATTTATAGGTCTGGCAGTATCTACCAAGTGGAATGCTGTCTATGTATATGCGTTCCTGGGGCTATCGCTGGTAGTTTGTTCGGCATATACCCTGTACAAGAGTAGAGCCCCCGTAAGTAAATGGCTGCTTGAAGCAGGACTACTGTTTGCTTTTATGTTGCTAGTGCCTGCTGTGTTGTACTTGCTCTCCTATACCCAGTTCTTCCTTAGTGGGAATGGCATAAAGGATTTCTTTAAGCTCCAATATCAGATGTATTACTACCACTCGCACCTTAAGGCTACACATAACTATCAATCCAAGTGGTGGGAATGGCCACTAACTCTCAGACCTGTTTGGTACTATGTCAAATACTATCCGGATGGTCGTATAGCTAACATATATACTAACGGTAATCCCGTAATCTATCTTGCTCTCATACCTGCTGTGCTATGGGCCGCTTCTGACTGGATTGATGAGAACTGGAAGGCTCTGCTTATAGTAGTTCTTGGGTTCTTTGGAGCTTGGCTACCTTGGGCGCTTGTTCCAAGGATAGCTTTTGCTTATCACTTCCTGCCATCAGTACCCTTTGGATGTGTAGCTCTTGCTTACACTATTAGGCAATTCCTCTCAAGAGGGGGGACCTGGAGAACTGCGGCTATATGTTATTGTGTAGCTGTGGTGGCTATGTTTGTGTTCCTGTTTCCGATATATTCAGCTATCCCACTAACTAGAGCTCAATTCGATATGCGCATACTTATTCCTAGCTGGAGATGA
- a CDS encoding acyl-CoA dehydrogenase family protein, which translates to MDFGLSEEHVMVQDLVSDFAQREIAPKARENDINEYWDKDIVKRMGELGLLGAPIPEEYGGSGMDYHSLAIICEELERAETAFRVVMSVHVALNSLTLLQWGNEDQKQRYLIPQARGEKLATFALTEPGHGSDAANIETTARREGDYYVLNGQKTWISLADKADHFLLFATLDRSKGYKGITAFILERGFEGLSTSTIHGKLGVRAGNTGQIFLDNVRVPIENRLGEEGEGFKIAMSAIDQGRLTVAAGAVGLARACLEASLKYCHDREAFGQEIGKFQLVQQMIANMQLGIDTAKLLVHRAAWLKNHGIRSTRETSMAKWYACNVALKAAEDAIEIHGANGYSNEFPVERYWRNARGAVIYEGTREIHTLIQAEYALGYRKDHPLRCPQPPVKGYDPSSFPSRHL; encoded by the coding sequence ATGGATTTTGGCCTGAGTGAAGAGCATGTAATGGTTCAGGATCTGGTAAGTGACTTTGCTCAGCGAGAGATAGCTCCAAAGGCAAGAGAGAATGACATAAATGAATATTGGGATAAGGACATAGTCAAGCGCATGGGCGAACTAGGACTGCTTGGAGCCCCTATTCCTGAGGAGTATGGCGGGAGTGGGATGGACTATCACAGCCTGGCGATCATCTGTGAAGAACTCGAGAGAGCTGAGACGGCTTTCCGGGTAGTTATGAGTGTGCATGTCGCATTAAACAGCTTGACACTCCTGCAATGGGGCAATGAGGATCAGAAGCAGAGGTATTTGATACCCCAGGCAAGGGGTGAGAAGCTTGCTACCTTTGCATTGACTGAGCCGGGGCATGGATCTGACGCAGCTAATATCGAGACTACCGCAAGACGAGAAGGAGATTACTACGTACTTAATGGCCAGAAGACGTGGATAAGCCTTGCAGATAAAGCAGATCATTTCTTGTTATTTGCGACCTTAGATCGTTCTAAGGGCTACAAGGGAATCACGGCATTTATTCTGGAAAGGGGATTTGAAGGGCTTTCAACATCCACGATACATGGCAAGCTAGGTGTAAGGGCGGGCAATACAGGGCAGATATTCCTTGATAATGTCAGAGTCCCGATAGAAAACAGGTTAGGAGAAGAAGGAGAGGGCTTCAAAATAGCCATGAGCGCTATTGATCAGGGCAGGTTGACTGTGGCTGCTGGAGCTGTTGGGCTTGCAAGGGCCTGCCTTGAAGCGAGCCTAAAGTACTGCCATGATAGGGAAGCCTTTGGCCAGGAAATAGGCAAGTTTCAGCTCGTGCAACAGATGATAGCAAACATGCAGCTTGGGATAGACACAGCCAAGCTATTGGTACACAGGGCAGCTTGGCTAAAGAATCATGGGATTAGGTCCACTCGTGAGACCTCTATGGCGAAATGGTACGCATGTAACGTTGCGTTGAAGGCTGCCGAAGATGCAATAGAGATACATGGTGCTAATGGATACTCTAATGAGTTTCCAGTAGAGAGGTACTGGCGTAATGCTCGTGGGGCTGTAATATACGAGGGGACCAGGGAGATTCATACCCTAATTCAGGCTGAATATGCATTAGGCTACAGAAAAGATCACCCTCTAAGATGTCCGCAGCCACCAGTGAAGGGGTATGATCCCTCTTCTTTCCCCTCCAGGCATTTGTAA
- a CDS encoding acetyl-CoA C-acetyltransferase: protein MSRTAILSAVRTPIGKLGGALASLSAVDLGAIVIRSAIERAGIPPSEVQHVIMGNVIGAGLGMTPARQAAFRAGLGREVTADTLNRVCGSGMRAIALADALIRLGEHNIVVAGGMESMSNAPYLIPKARWGYRMGNGELLDAMIHDGLWDPILHVHMGNHGSSVASKEGVTRQQQDEWALRSHKRAIAAIDAGRFDDEIIPVEVSSNKGDKSLVDQDEAPRRDTSMEALSRLKPVFDPNGTVTAGNAPGVNDGASALVLASEDYVRAHGLRPLAFILAQGAAAWDPPYLAYTPAMAAQQALCKVNMLIDDMDLIEINEAFASVAIISIRKLNADPEKVNVNGGAIALGHPIGASGARIVTTLLHELHRRGGGYGLAAICSGTAQGDALVLQVEG from the coding sequence ATGTCCAGAACGGCAATACTAAGCGCGGTTAGAACTCCCATAGGCAAGCTTGGCGGTGCATTAGCTTCCCTGAGCGCCGTAGATCTGGGCGCTATTGTTATCAGATCTGCTATAGAGAGGGCAGGGATCCCCCCATCAGAAGTGCAGCACGTGATTATGGGTAATGTAATAGGCGCAGGTCTTGGCATGACACCTGCCAGGCAGGCAGCTTTTAGGGCTGGCCTGGGTAGAGAGGTTACTGCCGATACACTCAATAGAGTGTGCGGTAGTGGAATGAGGGCCATAGCTCTGGCTGATGCTCTTATCAGGCTCGGCGAACACAACATAGTAGTTGCTGGCGGCATGGAGAGCATGAGTAATGCTCCTTATCTCATCCCTAAGGCTCGGTGGGGTTACAGGATGGGCAATGGTGAGCTGCTGGATGCTATGATCCATGATGGTTTATGGGATCCCATCTTGCACGTACACATGGGCAACCATGGTAGCTCTGTTGCTAGCAAGGAAGGAGTTACCAGGCAGCAGCAGGATGAATGGGCTCTTAGGAGCCACAAGCGTGCTATCGCAGCAATAGATGCTGGTAGGTTCGATGATGAAATAATCCCTGTAGAGGTTAGCTCTAACAAGGGGGACAAAAGCCTCGTAGATCAAGATGAAGCCCCCAGAAGAGATACTTCCATGGAGGCACTTTCTAGGCTAAAGCCAGTATTTGATCCTAATGGCACAGTCACGGCTGGAAATGCTCCAGGCGTAAACGACGGAGCATCAGCACTCGTGCTTGCTAGCGAGGATTACGTGCGTGCGCACGGCCTAAGGCCATTGGCATTTATTTTGGCTCAAGGCGCAGCTGCATGGGATCCCCCATACTTGGCGTATACCCCAGCCATGGCGGCTCAACAGGCCCTGTGCAAAGTAAACATGCTTATAGATGACATGGATCTTATAGAGATAAATGAGGCTTTTGCTAGTGTAGCTATCATCTCTATCAGGAAGCTAAATGCGGATCCAGAGAAGGTCAATGTTAACGGAGGAGCCATAGCGTTGGGACACCCAATTGGGGCTAGCGGAGCTAGGATCGTGACCACTCTGCTTCATGAGCTGCATAGGCGTGGTGGAGGGTATGGACTAGCAGCCATCTGCAGTGGCACAGCTCAGGGTGATGCTTTGGTCTTACAAGTGGAGGGATAG
- a CDS encoding acyl-CoA dehydrogenase family protein: MGLSNCLALPEDYQVLRSIVRKFAEDRIRPQVLQNDREARFPAGIIEELGQLGFMGAPINPQYGGSGSDFLSYAILIEELSRVDPSIGTIVSAHTSLTAVPLQRWGTEEQKGKYLSLLASGKTLGAFALTEPESGTDAASIQTRASRDGDHYFLTGTKVWITNASHAGLFIVFARTDNRGNHKDISAFIVDRESPGLVVDPSESKLGIKAAHSCTVHLDGVKVSARDRLGEEGQGFKIAMQSLDGGRIGIAAQAVGIGQACLEMSIQYAVQRRQFGRPIAEFQAIQWKIADMATQVEAARLLTYRAAMLEDKGENITLAASMAKLFASEMCVSAAREAIQIHGSLGYSAEYPVEKFYRDSKVTEIYEGTSEAQRMVIASRLLKELQ; this comes from the coding sequence ATGGGGCTTTCCAACTGTTTGGCCCTACCTGAAGACTATCAAGTCCTTAGATCGATCGTAAGAAAGTTTGCTGAGGATCGTATTAGGCCCCAAGTCTTGCAAAATGACAGAGAGGCTAGATTCCCAGCGGGTATTATAGAAGAACTTGGACAGTTAGGGTTTATGGGAGCTCCCATAAACCCGCAATATGGAGGATCTGGGTCGGATTTTTTGTCCTATGCTATCCTGATTGAGGAGCTTTCCAGAGTAGACCCTTCCATAGGCACTATAGTCTCTGCTCACACCTCTCTGACGGCGGTGCCACTTCAGCGCTGGGGAACTGAGGAACAAAAGGGTAAATATTTGAGCCTGCTTGCTTCCGGCAAGACCTTAGGGGCGTTTGCTCTAACTGAACCTGAATCTGGTACTGATGCTGCATCTATACAAACGAGAGCTTCAAGAGACGGAGATCATTACTTCTTGACGGGCACTAAGGTTTGGATAACCAATGCTAGTCATGCTGGATTATTCATAGTGTTTGCCCGGACTGATAATAGGGGTAACCATAAGGACATCTCAGCATTCATAGTCGATCGTGAATCCCCCGGCTTGGTTGTAGACCCTTCCGAAAGCAAGCTTGGTATAAAAGCTGCCCACTCTTGCACTGTGCACCTCGATGGAGTGAAAGTCTCTGCGCGTGACAGGCTTGGAGAGGAGGGCCAGGGCTTCAAGATAGCTATGCAGTCGCTAGATGGTGGCAGAATAGGAATAGCTGCGCAAGCGGTGGGGATAGGTCAGGCGTGTTTGGAAATGTCAATACAGTACGCTGTTCAAAGGCGCCAGTTTGGCAGGCCCATAGCGGAGTTTCAGGCCATTCAGTGGAAGATAGCAGATATGGCCACTCAGGTTGAGGCTGCAAGGCTACTGACGTATAGGGCAGCCATGCTTGAAGATAAAGGAGAAAATATAACTTTGGCAGCTTCAATGGCTAAGCTATTTGCTTCTGAGATGTGCGTCAGTGCTGCCAGGGAAGCAATACAGATACACGGCTCCTTGGGATATAGCGCTGAATATCCCGTGGAAAAGTTTTATAGAGATTCTAAGGTGACGGAGATTTACGAAGGTACCAGCGAAGCGCAGAGAATGGTTATAGCTAGCAGGCTACTGAAGGAATTACAGTAG